Proteins encoded by one window of Xanthomonas sp. DAR 80977:
- a CDS encoding aldo/keto reductase family oxidoreductase, whose translation MSKLSTAGTFSLGDRRVTRIGYGAMQLAGPGVFGPPKDRAAALAVLREAVAAGVDHIDTSDFYGPHITNQLIREALHPYPQQLTIVTKVGAVRGDDASWLPAQRPAELTQAVHDNLRNLGLEVLDVVNLRVMLDPYKPSEGSIEAQFGALAELQQRGLIRHLGISNATAAQVQEARGIAKLVCVQNHYNLAHRDDDALIDALGRDGIAYVPFFPLGGFSPLQSDSLSSIAQELGATPMQVALAWLLARAPNILLIPGTSSVAHLRENLAAAELSLSADVLAALDRIGQDG comes from the coding sequence ATGAGCAAGCTTTCGACAGCTGGCACCTTTTCCCTCGGCGACCGTCGCGTGACCCGCATCGGCTACGGCGCGATGCAGCTGGCCGGGCCTGGCGTGTTCGGGCCGCCCAAGGACCGCGCCGCGGCGTTGGCGGTGCTGCGCGAGGCGGTGGCCGCGGGCGTGGACCACATCGACACCAGCGACTTCTACGGGCCGCACATCACCAACCAGCTGATCCGCGAGGCGCTGCATCCGTATCCGCAGCAGCTGACGATCGTGACCAAGGTCGGCGCCGTGCGCGGCGACGACGCGTCCTGGCTGCCGGCGCAGCGCCCGGCCGAGCTGACCCAGGCGGTGCACGACAATCTGCGCAACCTTGGCCTGGAGGTCCTGGACGTGGTCAACCTGCGGGTGATGCTCGATCCGTACAAGCCCAGCGAAGGCTCGATCGAGGCGCAGTTCGGCGCGCTGGCGGAACTGCAGCAACGCGGGCTGATCCGCCATCTGGGCATCAGCAACGCCACGGCCGCGCAGGTGCAGGAAGCGCGGGGCATCGCCAAGCTGGTCTGCGTGCAGAACCACTACAACCTGGCGCACCGCGACGACGATGCGCTGATCGACGCGCTCGGCCGCGATGGCATCGCCTACGTGCCGTTCTTCCCGCTCGGCGGCTTCTCTCCGTTGCAGTCCGACTCGCTCTCGTCGATCGCGCAGGAGCTTGGCGCGACGCCGATGCAGGTGGCGCTGGCCTGGCTGCTGGCGCGTGCGCCGAACATCCTGCTGATCCCGGGGACCTCGTCGGTCGCGCATCTGCGGGAGAACCTGGCGGCGGCCGAGCTGTCGTTGTCGGCGGATGTGTTGGCTGCGTTGGATCGTATCGGGCAAGACGGCTGA
- a CDS encoding LysR family transcriptional regulator, producing MTMDLQDLFAFLAVLRGGGFREGARLSGSSASSLSEAVRRLETRLGVRLFNRTTRSVLPTEAGARLAERLIPALGEVEAALDVVNGFRDRPSGTLRLNVPGAAARLVLPAIVTPFLKAYPEIRLEVIVEDSFVDVLAAGCDAGIRYDERLEQDMIAVPIGPRVQRFATAASPEYLAAHGHPQHPRDLLAHACLRGQFASGAIPAWEFERDGEVVLVEPSGPLLVRLGAAVDLAIDAAVGGLGVIHLFEDWLRPHLDSGALEPVLEPWWQSFSGPFLYYPGRRHLPAPLRAFVDFIRTP from the coding sequence ATGACCATGGACCTGCAGGACCTCTTCGCCTTCCTGGCGGTGCTGCGCGGCGGCGGCTTCCGCGAAGGCGCGCGGCTCAGCGGCAGCTCCGCCTCCAGCCTGAGCGAGGCCGTGCGGCGCCTGGAAACCCGCCTCGGCGTGCGCCTGTTCAACCGCACCACCCGCAGCGTACTGCCGACCGAGGCCGGCGCGCGCCTGGCCGAACGCCTGATCCCCGCCCTCGGTGAAGTGGAAGCGGCGCTGGACGTGGTCAACGGCTTCCGCGACCGCCCCAGCGGCACCCTGCGCCTCAACGTGCCGGGCGCCGCCGCGCGCCTGGTGCTGCCGGCGATCGTCACCCCGTTCCTGAAGGCCTATCCGGAGATCCGGCTGGAAGTGATCGTGGAGGACAGCTTCGTCGACGTGCTGGCCGCCGGCTGCGACGCCGGCATCCGCTACGACGAGCGCCTGGAACAGGACATGATCGCCGTGCCGATCGGCCCACGCGTGCAGCGCTTCGCCACCGCCGCATCGCCCGAGTACCTCGCCGCGCACGGGCACCCGCAACACCCGCGCGACCTGCTCGCGCACGCCTGCCTGCGCGGCCAGTTCGCCAGCGGCGCCATCCCGGCCTGGGAATTCGAACGCGACGGCGAGGTCGTGCTGGTCGAACCGAGCGGCCCGTTGCTGGTGCGCCTGGGCGCCGCGGTGGACCTGGCCATCGACGCCGCCGTGGGCGGCCTGGGCGTGATCCACCTGTTCGAAGACTGGCTGCGCCCGCACCTGGACAGCGGCGCGCTGGAGCCGGTGCTGGAACCGTGGTGGCAAAGCTTCAGCGGCCCGTTCCTGTACTACCCCGGACGCCGCCACCTGCCCGCGCCGCTGCGCGCGTTCGTGGATTTCATTCGAACGCCGTGA
- a CDS encoding DUF6891 domain-containing protein: MNESDAYVLDSIRKWVWSGYYSESEIREEMLDDILEDGCDEPMLRAAVASQWQAKQQAELGWPARTDCDRLDAVFEQLHDVGICALANAGYTMSDGHTEVTEAVAEAPEGQYHGYCFYHGQDVECAVEGGGLFVAFGDLQDGADADLAVGQRVAAALADAGFVLAWDGTSKMRIAVPGFVWLRRFRE, from the coding sequence GTGAACGAGAGCGATGCGTATGTCCTCGATTCAATCCGGAAGTGGGTCTGGTCCGGCTACTACTCTGAGTCCGAGATCCGCGAGGAGATGCTCGACGACATTCTGGAAGACGGGTGCGACGAACCGATGCTGCGTGCCGCGGTCGCCAGCCAGTGGCAGGCCAAGCAGCAGGCGGAGTTGGGTTGGCCTGCGCGGACCGATTGCGATCGCCTGGATGCGGTGTTCGAGCAGTTGCACGACGTGGGCATCTGCGCGCTGGCGAATGCCGGGTACACAATGTCCGATGGTCACACCGAGGTGACCGAGGCGGTGGCGGAGGCGCCGGAAGGCCAGTACCACGGTTATTGTTTCTACCACGGGCAGGATGTGGAGTGCGCGGTGGAGGGTGGTGGGTTGTTTGTCGCGTTCGGGGATTTGCAGGATGGGGCGGATGCGGATCTGGCCGTGGGGCAGCGGGTCGCTGCGGCGTTGGCGGATGCGGGGTTCGTGTTGGCGTGGGATGGGACGTCGAAGATGCGGATCGCGGTGCCTGGATTTGTTTGGTTGCGGCGGTTTCGCGAGTAG
- a CDS encoding mannitol dehydrogenase family protein, with the protein MTDPRLTAATLPSLPPTIARPAYALDRVRIGIVHLGAGAFHRAHQAVYLDDLLATEPDWAISAVSLHSPQVRDALRPQDGLYTLALLDEHPQLRIIGAIREVLCAQDEQPAVLARLADPAVRLVTLTVTEKGYCLAGKHLDFAHPDIVHDLAAPHAPRSAVGYLVAGLRERLRLGLAAYTVLSCDNLPDNGGKLRRAVLQFAHALDPALAAWIETEAAFPRSMVDSITPASDDALRARVAAQLGCHDAWPIQRERYSQWVIEDRFCNGRPAFERAGVTLSDDIAGYDRAKLRLLNGPHSALAYLGSLLDLDTVADAMRHPQLAAFVETLMRDDIAPTLQPMPGFDPQHYTGAILARFRNPAIAHRLAQIAWDGSQKLPVRLLGTIADALAAGRRIDRLCLPIAAWMQFVRRQARAGVALVDPMREVLTEIGRSATGDVGRDVEAFLRLDAVFAPLSQDVRFVETLRAVCARLSVDNSGQKGVEGALESA; encoded by the coding sequence GTGACCGACCCACGCCTCACCGCCGCCACGCTCCCCAGCCTGCCGCCCACCATCGCCCGCCCAGCCTACGCCCTGGACCGCGTCCGCATCGGCATCGTCCACCTAGGCGCCGGCGCCTTCCACCGCGCCCACCAGGCCGTCTACCTCGACGACCTGCTCGCAACCGAACCGGACTGGGCGATCAGCGCCGTCTCCCTGCACAGCCCGCAGGTGCGCGACGCACTGCGCCCGCAGGACGGCCTCTACACCCTCGCCCTGCTCGACGAACACCCGCAGCTGCGCATCATCGGCGCCATCCGCGAAGTGCTGTGCGCGCAAGACGAGCAGCCCGCCGTCCTCGCCCGCCTGGCCGACCCGGCGGTGCGCCTGGTCACCCTCACCGTCACCGAGAAGGGCTACTGCCTGGCCGGCAAACACCTCGACTTCGCCCATCCGGACATCGTCCACGACCTCGCCGCCCCGCACGCCCCGCGCAGCGCCGTCGGCTACCTCGTCGCTGGCCTGCGCGAACGCCTGCGCCTGGGCCTGGCGGCGTACACCGTGCTCAGCTGCGACAACCTGCCCGACAACGGCGGCAAGCTGCGCCGCGCCGTCCTCCAGTTCGCGCACGCCCTCGACCCCGCACTGGCCGCCTGGATCGAAACCGAGGCCGCGTTCCCGCGCTCGATGGTCGACAGCATCACCCCGGCCAGCGACGACGCCCTGCGCGCACGCGTCGCCGCGCAACTCGGCTGCCACGACGCCTGGCCGATCCAGCGCGAGCGCTACAGCCAATGGGTGATCGAAGACCGCTTCTGCAACGGCCGCCCCGCCTTCGAGCGCGCCGGCGTCACCCTGAGCGACGACATCGCCGGCTACGACCGCGCCAAGCTGCGCCTGCTCAACGGCCCACACTCCGCGCTGGCGTATCTGGGCTCCCTGCTCGACCTGGACACCGTCGCCGACGCCATGCGCCACCCGCAACTGGCCGCCTTCGTCGAAACCCTGATGCGCGACGACATCGCGCCGACGCTACAGCCGATGCCCGGCTTCGATCCGCAGCACTACACCGGCGCCATCCTCGCCCGCTTCCGCAACCCCGCCATCGCCCATCGCCTGGCGCAGATCGCCTGGGACGGCTCGCAGAAACTGCCGGTACGCCTGCTCGGCACCATCGCCGACGCCCTGGCCGCCGGCCGCCGCATCGATCGCCTGTGCCTGCCGATCGCAGCGTGGATGCAGTTCGTGCGGCGCCAGGCGCGCGCTGGCGTGGCACTGGTGGATCCGATGCGCGAGGTGCTGACCGAGATCGGGCGCAGTGCGACCGGCGATGTAGGGCGTGATGTGGAGGCGTTCCTCCGGCTGGATGCAGTGTTCGCTCCGCTATCGCAGGATGTACGTTTCGTCGAGACGCTGCGAGCGGTTTGTGCAAGGTTGAGCGTTGACAACAGCGGACAGAAAGGTGTGGAAGGCGCTCTTGAGTCGGCATAA
- a CDS encoding glycoside hydrolase family 3 protein, translated as MHTETAPYQGHGRRVATLALLLAIAPCAASAAEAPPPYLDTQRSFEQRAADLVSRMTLEEKAAQMQNAAPAIPRLGVPAYDWWNEALHGVARAGGATVFPQAIGMAATFDLPLMHEVSTAISDEARAKHHEALRHDQHARYQGLTFWSPNINIFRDPRWGRGQETYGEDPFLTARMGVTFVQGLQGEGADVPKNAQGEAYRKLDATAKHFAVHSGPEADRHHFDAHPSQRDLHETYLPAFEALVKEGKVDSVMGAYNRVFGESASASKFLLRDVLRDTWGFDGYVVSDCWAIVDIWKNHKIVATREEAAALAVKNGTELECGEEYSTLPTAVRKGLISEAEVDKALQKLMYSRMRLGMFDPPEKLAWAQIPISANQSPEHDALARRTARESLVLLKNDGVLPLSRAKIKRIAVIGPTADDTMALLGNYYGTPAAPVTVLQGIREAAPDAEVLYARGADLVEGRDDPAATPLIEPQYLRPSADSPERGLRGEYFRNRDLSGPPALVRVDAQIGFKWDRGSPTDNLLARGEAGPDQAIPADNFSIRWSGKLVPPATGTYHLETAADDGVRLYLDGKRLIDRWSASDRLHADGVDVRLEAGRSYDLRLEYYEGERDAGIRLAWRQPGAKPPLQEALDAARRADVVVFVGGLTGDVEGEEMKVNYPGFAGGDRTDLRLPKPQRALLEALHGTGKPVVAVLTTGSALAIDWAQQHLPAILLAWYPGQRGGSAVADVLFGDANPGGRLPVTFYKESEKLPAFDDYAMRGRTYRYFAGTALYPFGHGLSYTQFAYSDLRLDRSTLAADGSLHATLKVKNTGQRAGDEVVQLYLHPLSPKRDRATKELRGFQRIALQPGETREVRFAITPQTDLRIYDEARKAYVVDPGDYELQAGASSNDVRVRQRFSVQPSPAAEATPHK; from the coding sequence ATGCACACCGAGACTGCGCCGTACCAAGGACATGGCCGCCGCGTCGCGACGCTGGCGTTGCTGTTGGCCATCGCGCCGTGCGCGGCATCCGCGGCCGAAGCGCCGCCGCCGTACCTGGACACCCAGCGCAGCTTCGAGCAGCGCGCCGCCGACCTCGTCTCGCGGATGACGCTGGAGGAAAAGGCCGCGCAGATGCAGAACGCCGCGCCGGCGATCCCGCGCCTGGGCGTGCCCGCCTACGACTGGTGGAACGAGGCGCTGCATGGGGTGGCGCGTGCCGGCGGCGCCACCGTGTTCCCGCAGGCGATCGGCATGGCGGCCACCTTCGACCTGCCGTTGATGCACGAAGTCTCCACCGCGATCAGCGACGAGGCGCGCGCCAAGCATCACGAAGCGCTGCGCCACGACCAGCACGCGCGCTACCAGGGGCTCACGTTCTGGTCGCCGAACATCAACATCTTCCGCGACCCGCGCTGGGGCCGCGGCCAGGAGACCTACGGCGAGGATCCGTTCCTCACCGCGCGCATGGGCGTGACCTTCGTGCAGGGTTTGCAGGGCGAAGGCGCGGACGTGCCGAAGAACGCGCAGGGCGAGGCCTACCGCAAGCTCGACGCCACCGCCAAGCATTTCGCCGTGCACAGCGGCCCGGAGGCCGACCGCCACCACTTCGACGCGCATCCGTCGCAGCGCGATCTCCACGAGACCTACCTGCCGGCGTTCGAAGCGCTGGTCAAGGAAGGCAAGGTGGATTCGGTGATGGGCGCCTACAACCGCGTGTTCGGCGAATCGGCCAGTGCCAGCAAGTTCCTGCTGCGCGACGTGCTGCGCGACACCTGGGGCTTCGACGGCTACGTGGTGTCCGATTGCTGGGCGATCGTGGACATCTGGAAGAACCACAAGATCGTCGCCACCCGCGAGGAAGCCGCCGCGCTGGCGGTGAAGAACGGCACCGAGCTGGAATGCGGCGAGGAGTACTCCACGCTGCCCACCGCCGTGCGCAAGGGCCTGATCAGCGAAGCCGAGGTCGACAAGGCCTTGCAGAAGCTGATGTATTCGCGCATGCGCCTGGGCATGTTCGATCCGCCGGAAAAACTGGCTTGGGCGCAGATTCCGATCTCGGCCAACCAGTCGCCCGAACACGACGCGTTGGCGCGGCGCACCGCGCGCGAATCGCTGGTGCTGCTGAAGAACGACGGCGTGCTGCCGTTGTCGCGGGCGAAGATCAAGCGCATCGCCGTGATCGGCCCCACCGCCGACGACACCATGGCGCTGCTCGGCAACTACTACGGCACGCCGGCCGCGCCGGTCACCGTGCTGCAGGGCATCCGCGAGGCCGCGCCCGACGCCGAGGTGCTGTATGCGCGCGGCGCCGACCTGGTCGAGGGGCGCGACGACCCCGCGGCCACGCCGCTGATCGAGCCGCAATACCTGCGCCCGTCGGCGGACTCGCCGGAACGCGGCCTGCGCGGCGAATACTTCCGCAACCGCGACCTGTCGGGCCCCCCGGCGCTGGTGCGGGTGGATGCGCAGATCGGCTTCAAGTGGGACCGCGGCTCGCCCACCGACAACCTGCTCGCGCGCGGCGAAGCCGGGCCGGACCAGGCCATCCCGGCCGACAACTTCAGCATCCGCTGGAGCGGCAAGCTGGTGCCGCCGGCCACCGGCACCTACCACCTGGAAACCGCGGCCGACGACGGCGTGCGCCTGTATCTGGACGGCAAGCGCCTGATCGACCGCTGGAGCGCCAGCGACCGCCTGCACGCCGACGGCGTCGATGTGCGCCTGGAGGCCGGCCGCAGCTACGACCTGCGCCTGGAGTACTACGAAGGCGAGCGCGACGCCGGCATTCGCCTGGCCTGGCGCCAGCCCGGCGCCAAGCCGCCGCTGCAGGAAGCGCTGGACGCGGCGCGGCGTGCCGACGTGGTGGTGTTCGTCGGCGGCCTCACCGGCGACGTGGAAGGCGAGGAGATGAAGGTCAACTATCCCGGCTTCGCCGGCGGCGACCGCACCGACCTGCGCCTGCCCAAGCCGCAGCGCGCGCTGCTCGAAGCGCTGCACGGCACCGGCAAACCGGTGGTGGCGGTGCTGACTACCGGCTCGGCGCTGGCCATCGACTGGGCGCAACAGCACCTGCCGGCGATCCTGCTGGCCTGGTACCCCGGCCAGCGTGGCGGCAGCGCCGTGGCCGACGTGCTGTTCGGCGACGCCAACCCCGGCGGCCGCCTGCCGGTGACGTTCTACAAGGAAAGCGAGAAGCTGCCGGCCTTCGACGACTACGCCATGCGCGGCCGCACCTACCGCTACTTCGCCGGCACCGCGCTGTATCCGTTCGGGCACGGCCTGTCGTACACCCAGTTCGCCTATTCCGACCTGCGCCTGGACCGCAGCACGCTGGCGGCCGACGGCAGCCTGCACGCCACGCTGAAGGTAAAGAACACCGGCCAGCGCGCCGGCGACGAAGTGGTGCAGCTGTACCTCCACCCGCTGTCGCCGAAGCGCGACCGCGCGACCAAGGAACTGCGCGGCTTCCAGCGTATCGCCCTGCAGCCTGGCGAAACCCGCGAAGTGCGTTTCGCCATTACCCCGCAGACCGACTTGCGCATCTACGACGAAGCGCGCAAGGCCTACGTTGTGGACCCGGGCGACTACGAACTGCAGGCCGGCGCCTCCAGCAACGACGTACGCGTGCGCCAGCGTTTCAGCGTGCAGCCGTCGCCCGCGGCGGAGGCAACGCCGCACAAGTGA